The sequence TGAAAAGATAAAAAGAACTGTAAGATTTTTCATTCGTTTATTTTTTATTTTCATCCCAATAATAAGAATCCGGATAAATTCTCGCTCCGAAAACTGCCGTTCCCACCCTCACAATCGTAGCTCCTTCTTCAATAGCTGTTTCTAAATCACTGCTCATTCCCATGGATAGTTCTTTCATTTCTACGTTGGGGATGTTTTGCTGAATGATTTCCTGCTGTAAATTTTTAAGAATTTTAAAACTTGGTCTTACTTTTTCGGTTTCTGCACTGAAGAGTCCGATTGTCATTAGACCTTTGATTTTTAAAGTATGAAATTTAGAAACTTTTTCAACCAGATCAATTGCGGAATCAGAAGGAATCCCGAATTTACTTTCTTCATCGGAAGTGTTTACCTGAATTAAAACATCCATCGTTTTTCCTTCTGCTAAAAGCTTTTGATGAAGTTTCATAGCGAGTTCAAAGCGATCAAGAGATTGAAGACAACTTACGTCACATTTTAAAATATCTTTAATTTTATTGGTTTGAAGATGCCCTATAAAGTGATTTTGGTGAGGAATATCTTTTAAATCTTCATACTTTTCTTTCAATTCCTGCACTTTATTTTCGGCAATTAAAGTCTCTCCGTTTTCTAAAGCTATTTTTATTCTTTCTGCCGAAACAGTTTTGGTT comes from Chryseobacterium sp. 3008163 and encodes:
- a CDS encoding YggS family pyridoxal phosphate-dependent enzyme, whose amino-acid sequence is MKEDILHNLEIINNRIKNACEKAGRNVDEVKLLLATKTVSAERIKIALENGETLIAENKVQELKEKYEDLKDIPHQNHFIGHLQTNKIKDILKCDVSCLQSLDRFELAMKLHQKLLAEGKTMDVLIQVNTSDEESKFGIPSDSAIDLVEKVSKFHTLKIKGLMTIGLFSAETEKVRPSFKILKNLQQEIIQQNIPNVEMKELSMGMSSDLETAIEEGATIVRVGTAVFGARIYPDSYYWDENKK